ATTTATTGCCTTCATGTAGTGTAACATAATTGTTAAAAGATTAAAATATATACGGATTGCTTAGCAGTAAGGTAGTTAAAAGCACATCATTTACGAGAAATCTCCTTACAATTATGAGCATTTTTTGCCTCGGAAGAATTTAATTGTTTTTATTTTCTATATTTTCTTACTATTAACCCTTGCTTTTTACATGTTCTTTATATCTTTACGTAGGGATGTTACTGCAATGGTCTACCCGTGTATTTTTCAAAACCTTTATAGGCATTCTTTTTATGGCCTCGTTTTACAAGCAAAGCAAATATTTTACGTTGTAGCCAAAGCGGTATACCCGCTACTAATGTATTTTGCATGGAGAGAATAAGCGCTGTATGAGCCATATTTTTAGGATTACCCTTCCCATCAACTAACCCGTCATTGATTAGACCATAGTGAATACGTACAGATTGTTCAAATTGACTCGGTGGCGTTAAACGTACACGGAATACAACCGGTTCATCATGGTTATTGGTAAATGTATGTGGTGTATTTAATGTCACTAATCGCATATCTCCAGGCTGTAGTACATGTTGCTCTTTTCCTAAAGTCACC
The sequence above is a segment of the Solibacillus sp. FSL H8-0523 genome. Coding sequences within it:
- a CDS encoding cupin domain-containing protein, encoding MNRTVKHQITGEQITFLETAEESQGKYLYIEVTLPSQGEGPPLHVHDEFEETFEVISGQLTVTLGKEQHVLQPGDMRLVTLNTPHTFTNNHDEPVVFRVRLTPPSQFEQSVRIHYGLINDGLVDGKGNPKNMAHTALILSMQNTLVAGIPLWLQRKIFALLVKRGHKKNAYKGFEKYTGRPLQ